Below is a genomic region from Ketobacter sp. MCCC 1A13808.
CAGCGTACAGCTCGAACTGGAACGCGGACTTTCCGTCGCCCTCTTCCCGGTGGTGATCCTGGCAATGACTATTGAACGCATGTCCATAGTACTGGAAGAAAACGGCACACAGGAGGCTATTAAGCTCGGCATGGGCAGTATGTTCTCAGCCATAATCGGATACCTGGTCATGACCAACCCGCAACTGGGGCACATTATATTCGTGTTCCCTGAATGCCTGTTAATCGTATTGGCGATCACACTGGTGTTGGGCCGATACACGGGCTATCGCTTACTGGAACTATGGCGTTTTCGTAGCCTCATCAAAGAGGCTGATAAAATATGATGCCCTGGACCCGCTTACGCAAGCTGGGCATCATCGGTATGAACCGGCGCAATGCAGAATTCATTATGCCTTATAACCAGCGAAGCTTTTATCCGCTGGTGGACAACAAGATCATTACCAAGCAACGGGCCGTTGCAAGTCATATTCCGGTGCCGGAACTTTACGGACATATCGAACTGGAACACCAAAGCCAACACCTGGATGCCCTGCTCTCGCATCATAAAGAGTTTGTGATCAAACCGGCCTGCGGCAGTGGCGGAAACGGCATTCTGGTAATCGCAGGCAAAAACTCGAACGGTCACTTCCGCAAGGCCAATGACAGCCTGGTTACCCTTGAGCAGATCAAGCACCATATATCCAATATACTCAGTGGAATGTACAGCCTGGGCGGCGACACGGACTCGGCAATTATCGAATACCGGGTACAATTCGATCCGTGTTTTGCCGACGTTTGCTTCAAAGGTGTACCGGATATTCGCCTTATTGTATTTCGTGGTGTACCGGTGTTTGCAATGATCCGTTTGCCGACCCGCCAATCCGATGGCCGCGCCAATCTGCACCAAGGTGCTGTCGGAGTGGGAATCGATATCGGCTCCGGCATCACCAGCCACGGTGTCATGCAATCCAAGCCGATTCAATACCATCCGGATACGGATATGCCCATCGCCGGGCTGGAAATCCCCCACTGGCAGCGCATAATGGAAATGGCTGCCAGCTGCTACGACCTGGCCCCCCTGGGTTATCTGGGCGTCGACATAGTCCTGGACCGCAACATGGGGCCCATGATGCTTGAACTGAACGCCCGGCCCGGACTCGCCATTCAGATAGCCAACCAACAGGGTTTGGGTCCGGTACTCGAATACATGAAAATCATCGGCACCATTCCCGCCTCGCCCAAAAAACGAGTGAAGCTGGGAATCGATATACGCGATAAGTTTGCTGCTCAAGCTTATGGATGAAAACCCCGAGCGAAGAGCCCGCATTCTGAATGCAGCCCGAGACGTTTTTGCCCGTCAGGGATTCCGCAACTCCGAAGTGAAATCAATCGCCACTCTGGCGGGGGTAGGCAAGGCCACAATATATAAACATTTCGATAGTAAAGAAGCACTGCTGCTTTCGGTGGTACGTTCAGATCTGCAAGCCATCAGGGACATTGCGCTGACTCATCTTGTCGGCCCGGGACACCCGTTAAAACGATTTGAAACCACGTGTTTTGCCATTGCCGATTACCTTGACCAGAACCGTAATTTTTCATTGGTGCTGATCCGGGAAGCCGGCGAATTTATGGAGGACATACAGCGGCTTCGCCAACAGGTAGTGGGTGAGAACCAGGCCTTTGCGGACGCTTTCTTTAATGCCATGAAAAGTGAAGGCTTTCTACCGGACATTCCGAACCACATTGTGCTGAATCTGTTGATGAATCTGACCCTGGGCACCGTCTACTCCTGGACCCTCGACAAAGATCAGGATATGCGCAGCGAAGTGGAAACGCTTTTCCAATTATGGCGCGAAGGCACAGAATAGCCCCTCCACCACCGTTTGTTGCATCTTGTTACTTCTCTAAATTTGCCTGACAAATCAAAATGGGTAATATTTGACGGGTAGCAGCACCTAATACTCGACATTGAATACGCAACCATGCAAATCGTCCGGCATGTCATCAGAGGGGTCGTTGAGAGCGACTTTGGTATGACCGGGGTGAAGGAGAAGGCAGTATGAAACTGACCAACAAAGCTGATAGCAAAACCAGCCACGCAGCAAAGCCCGCACACAATCCAGTGAAAAAATCAGAACGACTCTATGGTTACGGTCTGGGTCATTTCATCAAATTCAAGCAACGTTATTGCCGCCCCACGGACAAAGAAATCAATCATTCTTTCGAGCGTGGCTATAACTGATTCGCTAAACCAATATTAGCAGCCTCTCCTGCGTCAGACCCGGGTCAGTTGAGCCGGGACGCGGGTGCAGTTACGTCCGGCAGATTTAGCGGCATATAACGATTGATCCGCAATGGCGATCAAGGCCTGTGGTGCCTGATCCTTTTGCGGGATCAACGCAGCAGCACCAATACTGACGGTGACGTTGAGCACACCCTCTTCGGTCACAACCCCATTCCCTGCCACTGCCAATCGTATATTTTCAGCGACATGAACTGCCCCTTCCACATTGGTTTCAGGCAGAATAACCACAAACTCCTCGCCGCCGAAACGCGCAGCAGAATCCGAAGGACGCGTCAGAGCCGAATCAATCACTTGAGCAACCGCCTTCAGACATTCATCTCCGGTCAAATGCCCGTGCTCATCGTTAAACACTTTAAAATAATCAATATCAATTAACAGTAACGCCAATGGCTCGCCACTGCGATAACTGCGTTGCCATTCATGTTCGAGTTTCTCATCAAAAAAACGCCGGTTGCGGATTCCCGTTAAGCCATCCTGCCTGGTCAACGATTGCAATCTCTGATTAGCCTCTTCCAGCTCTTGCATCGCAGCTTGTAACTCAACAGTGCGGTCAGCAACGCTCATCTCCAGGCGTTCGTTAGCCGCCTTCTGCAGGTCCAGCGCTTTCGCCTGGGCTTGCTCAAATGCTTTTCTCTGCATATTCATCCTATCCGCCAGGGCAAACGCAAACAACACCGCTTCAGCCACAGCGCCTACCTGAACCGCATATTCACTAAAAGCACTGCGCGAGAACAAGCCGAACTTGGATAACGCATAAAACGAAATGGCCCCCAGAAACGCGGTCCAGGCGATCACAAAATAGCGCGCCGGTTGATAGCCCTGCAACCAACGCATCACCCCCACCACAATGCCACCAAGACTAACCGGTAGCACCAGCGCTGCACAGGCTCGTATCAACGTTGAATACGGTGTCAGGGGGGCCATCACCAGCATCGCAAGGCACACCATTGCCAGCATCACCACGGCTTTATTCAGTCGCGGTAAGGCTCGGTCGAGCTGCAGAAAAGTGGAGGAAAACATCAGCGAGAAAAACAACGTAAACGGAATCACCAGAATCAATGCGTTCTCTCTCAGCCAACTTATGTCGGGCCAGAAATATTGAGCAGAGAAACCATGGATAGTCGCCAAAAACAACATCAGCCCGATTGAGAAGCCGGAATAAAAGATCATGCTGCGGTCCCTGAACAAGGCGTAGATAAAAAAGTTATACAACCCCATCACCAGAATGACGCCAAACAGAGCACCATATAACAGCAAATAGATTTGATCCCGTTTCTGGAAAGCGCCGGGCTCCCATAAAATCACAGGAAACTCCAACGAGCCGGCGGTGGTCACACGAAAATAAAGGTAGTGCGTTTCTGTCGGCGGTACTGTGAATGGAAGTATCAGGTTATGGTGGAAGAACGGGCGCGCAGAAGCTGGATTGCCGTCGCCGGTCTGGGATACGTTTTCAATAACCCCGCGACTGTTGACCTGATAGAACAAGACCTCGTCCAGCACCGGATTTTTAATCTCCAGCAGACGGCTAACCACATTCGGGGCGTTGTTGCTAACCACCACACGAAACCAAAACGTGTTAGTGTCAAAGCCGAAGCCAGGGCTGTCGGAATGGTTTTCTACCCATGGCATATCTTTCAACGTCTGATCCGCGACCAGATCTTCTATCGCGAATTGCCGCTGACGCTGTTCAATATAATCCAGAAAGCGGGAGATGTTCTCATGTTGAGAAATATTCTGTGTGTCGACCACCCGCAAGGGCGTAGAGTTGGCAGAAACGCTCTGGACAGCCGCCATGATCAAGAGAACAATAGCGGTAATCGTTTGTGCGGTTGATTGCAAACCCTTTTCCAATATCAACTCCTGGCGGAAATCACTCTATCCGTCGTATGCTTTTTGTTCTTTGCCTAAAGCTGCTCTTAGGTAAGGCTACAGAGAAAAAGGAAAAGAATGAAATGTAGTTAGACTTCACGGGGCTGGCAAGCGATTACTGGCTTAAAATTGACCATTCCACCCCGTAGAGCTATGTTGAATTCATCCCAGCGTAAAATTTTTGACTCAACAAACCTGGTTAGGAGCACTGAACATGGAAGATCAACGCAAGGAACCCCGCACCCATCTGATTTACTACTTACGGGTGTACGACCCTGCCGATAACGGTTTATTTGGCCACGTTGTGGACATTTCCAAAAGCGGACTTCTGATTACCAGTGAGAAACCCATAGAAAAAAACAGACAATACGTACTTAAAATTGAAGATGCGTCTACCTTTGATGATTTCTTTACTATCGGGGTCCAGGCCGAATGCCGCTGGTGCCAGAGCGACGAAAGCAATACCCAATATGACGCAGGGTTCCGGCTGGTGGACCCCTCAGATCGAATGAATACCATGCTTGCAAGCTACCACTAACGCTCATTATCCCGTCAGCCCCGGCCACCCCGGGGCTTTGCATCAGCCTGAATAGCAGAGGCACACCCCTTTTGCGCTCTGTAACGCAATTGAAACAATCAACGAGTTACAGCTCACTACTAACAAACCACTTCCGCAACCGCAGCTAATTATCAACAAGCCTGATTTTATCTCTGAAACCGGCAACATAAACACAGCCAAAAATTTGGCAATTTTTTTTCTCTCCTATTTACATTCAATAACTTATTGATAAACAAGAATATTTCAAATAGGAGTGCATTTTTCGACCATTTTGAATCAAGGCTGCAATTTATGCTGCCTTAGTGTGGTTTTAAAGAGTTTATTCACATAGTTATCCACAGGATCTGTGGACAATTGAAAAACTTGCGTTCTGAAAATTGTGTGCTAAAACCACCATTAAGGGACCAACCACACCACATTCACAATATTGAATGTATAGGCGCCATCATCACCCCCTCACTAAAGGGAAAGGCGGCATGCTTTGCAACAATAGCTTACCGTAACGCTTATCTATGATACGTCGGTCAAAAATGATTATCTCGCCTTTATCGGACTCCGAACGTAGCAGTCTGCCCACTGCCTGCTTCAACCTGATTGCCGCATCCGGCACGGTGATTTGCATAAACGGATTTCCACCACGGCTTTGAATCCACTCAGCTAACGTCGCATCAACAGGATCTTCGGGCACGGCAAACGGCAACCGCACTATCACAACACGGGTGCAATAGTCCCCCGGTAAATCCACGCCCTCGGCAAAACTGGCTAAACCGAAGATGACACTGGGCTGGCCACTGTCCACCGCCTCTTTGTGGCGTCGCACAATTTCGTTCTTACCCCATTGGCCTTGCGCCAGAATATGCTGCTGAACTGACTCCGGCAATTGCTTTAGAACCTCTTCCATCTGACGCCGGGAACTGAATAGAAATAAGGTGCCACTGGACTGATCCCAGCTTAGGTTCACATATTCGACCAGGTTTGCAGTGTGCCGCACGCTGTCTCCGGGATCACACGCCAAAGCCGGCACCCGGATCGCTCCGCTGCTTTCGTAATTAAACGGGCTCGGTACGACACTCATATGGCTCTCGGCGGGAACGCCTGACCGAAACCGAAATCGATCGAATGTCCCAAGCGCAGTCAGCGTCGCACTGGTCACCACTACACCGAATGCCCGATTCCACAAATAACGGGATAACACCTCACTGGCCAACACCGGGCAAGCTGAAAGCTCGACGTCCAACCCATTCTGACTCTGGCCAAAACTAAGCCAGCGAGCAAAGGGAGGGCCCTTTTCCTGATCGGTTTGTTGGTAGCGTTGCCATACCGACAATAAAATTTCGGCACGAGCCAATTGGGTGGACGCCACCGGCATCCAGGCTTCGGCATCGGGCTTGGTAATATCGGAACGCTTGCCCTCCATTCCTTCCTGCAGCCAGTCATTAAGCATCTGCAAATGTTTAATCAATTCCAGGGTGGGCTGAATCAATTGCTCCATCTGGCGCTGTAATTCGGCCGGCACTACTCCGTTATTGAAACGGTAAATCCATCGACCCTGATCCGCATCCATTTGGTCGGCATTGTCAGACAGAGGGGATAAACTACTGAACAACAGCCCTAATTGCTCCTCAAGGAAGGTATTAACCGGTTGCAGGTTTTGCAGCACGCTGGCCGCCATGCTATCGGCTCCGGCACTTTGAATAAGCGATTCCAGCAGTTTAGCCACATCATGAAGCCAACTGATAGTACTGCGAATCTGGGAGGAGCAGGCAAAGTGATTTAACGCCTTGTCCGGCAAATGATGTCCTTCATCAAAAACATAAATTGTATCTTCCGGGTCTGGCAGCACCATGCCTCCCCCCATCGCCAAATCAGCTAACACCAGATCGTGGTTAGCAACAATCAAATCCGACCGGTAGATGTCATTACGCGAAAGGAAAAACGGGCAGTCTTCGTAAAAACCGCAATTACGTCCGGTACAACCACGATG
It encodes:
- a CDS encoding alpha-L-glutamate ligase-like protein, whose translation is MMPWTRLRKLGIIGMNRRNAEFIMPYNQRSFYPLVDNKIITKQRAVASHIPVPELYGHIELEHQSQHLDALLSHHKEFVIKPACGSGGNGILVIAGKNSNGHFRKANDSLVTLEQIKHHISNILSGMYSLGGDTDSAIIEYRVQFDPCFADVCFKGVPDIRLIVFRGVPVFAMIRLPTRQSDGRANLHQGAVGVGIDIGSGITSHGVMQSKPIQYHPDTDMPIAGLEIPHWQRIMEMAASCYDLAPLGYLGVDIVLDRNMGPMMLELNARPGLAIQIANQQGLGPVLEYMKIIGTIPASPKKRVKLGIDIRDKFAAQAYG
- a CDS encoding TetR/AcrR family transcriptional regulator, whose protein sequence is MDENPERRARILNAARDVFARQGFRNSEVKSIATLAGVGKATIYKHFDSKEALLLSVVRSDLQAIRDIALTHLVGPGHPLKRFETTCFAIADYLDQNRNFSLVLIREAGEFMEDIQRLRQQVVGENQAFADAFFNAMKSEGFLPDIPNHIVLNLLMNLTLGTVYSWTLDKDQDMRSEVETLFQLWREGTE
- a CDS encoding PilZ domain-containing protein produces the protein MEDQRKEPRTHLIYYLRVYDPADNGLFGHVVDISKSGLLITSEKPIEKNRQYVLKIEDASTFDDFFTIGVQAECRWCQSDESNTQYDAGFRLVDPSDRMNTMLASYH
- the dinG gene encoding ATP-dependent DNA helicase DinG, with protein sequence MLTDDLKLQIQTAYREFLNRKNIKPRYGQRLMIAEIAKALTGIAMDGEGKRTGSNHVCVVEAGTGTGKTLAYLLGVMPVAAYLEKKVVLATATVALQDQVIKKDIPDVLKQSGLNFSYSLAKGRGRYLCLSKLDRMMTPGQDAGTTMALWEDHQQFAVDKHEAELYRELDQAVEAGRWDGDRDSWSAAIPDMTWRRITNDHRGCTGRNCGFYEDCPFFLSRNDIYRSDLIVANHDLVLADLAMGGGMVLPDPEDTIYVFDEGHHLPDKALNHFACSSQIRSTISWLHDVAKLLESLIQSAGADSMAASVLQNLQPVNTFLEEQLGLLFSSLSPLSDNADQMDADQGRWIYRFNNGVVPAELQRQMEQLIQPTLELIKHLQMLNDWLQEGMEGKRSDITKPDAEAWMPVASTQLARAEILLSVWQRYQQTDQEKGPPFARWLSFGQSQNGLDVELSACPVLASEVLSRYLWNRAFGVVVTSATLTALGTFDRFRFRSGVPAESHMSVVPSPFNYESSGAIRVPALACDPGDSVRHTANLVEYVNLSWDQSSGTLFLFSSRRQMEEVLKQLPESVQQHILAQGQWGKNEIVRRHKEAVDSGQPSVIFGLASFAEGVDLPGDYCTRVVIVRLPFAVPEDPVDATLAEWIQSRGGNPFMQITVPDAAIRLKQAVGRLLRSESDKGEIIIFDRRIIDKRYGKLLLQSMPPFPLVRG
- a CDS encoding diguanylate cyclase, whose product is MEKGLQSTAQTITAIVLLIMAAVQSVSANSTPLRVVDTQNISQHENISRFLDYIEQRQRQFAIEDLVADQTLKDMPWVENHSDSPGFGFDTNTFWFRVVVSNNAPNVVSRLLEIKNPVLDEVLFYQVNSRGVIENVSQTGDGNPASARPFFHHNLILPFTVPPTETHYLYFRVTTAGSLEFPVILWEPGAFQKRDQIYLLLYGALFGVILVMGLYNFFIYALFRDRSMIFYSGFSIGLMLFLATIHGFSAQYFWPDISWLRENALILVIPFTLFFSLMFSSTFLQLDRALPRLNKAVVMLAMVCLAMLVMAPLTPYSTLIRACAALVLPVSLGGIVVGVMRWLQGYQPARYFVIAWTAFLGAISFYALSKFGLFSRSAFSEYAVQVGAVAEAVLFAFALADRMNMQRKAFEQAQAKALDLQKAANERLEMSVADRTVELQAAMQELEEANQRLQSLTRQDGLTGIRNRRFFDEKLEHEWQRSYRSGEPLALLLIDIDYFKVFNDEHGHLTGDECLKAVAQVIDSALTRPSDSAARFGGEEFVVILPETNVEGAVHVAENIRLAVAGNGVVTEEGVLNVTVSIGAAALIPQKDQAPQALIAIADQSLYAAKSAGRNCTRVPAQLTRV